Proteins encoded together in one Brassica napus cultivar Da-Ae unplaced genomic scaffold, Da-Ae ScsIHWf_763;HRSCAF=1102, whole genome shotgun sequence window:
- the LOC125605521 gene encoding tyrosine aminotransferase isoform X1 yields the protein MGEIGAKRWNFGANEVVERSSSLSIREYLNTLISNLDEGGTRPVIALGHGDPSPFPRFSTDPSAVKAICDAVSSTKFNNYSSASGIPVARKAVAEYLSRDLSYQISPNDVHITSGCLQAIEILISALANPGANILLPRPTYPMYDSRASFSQLEVRYFDLLPENGWDVDLDAVEALADDKTVAIVVVNPCNPCGNVFSRQHLQKIAETACKLGILLIADEVYDHYAFGDKPFVSMAEFAEIVPVVLLGAISKRWFVPGWRLGWMVTLDPHCIMKDSGFVQSLTNVINISTDAVTFIQGAIPEILGNTKEEFFSVKLEKMRECAEICYEEIMKIPCITCPSKPEGSMFTMVKLNLSLLEDISDDLDFCCKLAKEESLIILPGQAVGLKNWLRITFAIELDLLIDGFSRLKNFSQRHSKKKP from the exons ATGGGTGAAATCGGAGCCAAGCGATGGAACTTCGGAGCCAACGAGGTGGTCGAACGTTCAAGCTCCTTAAGCATTCGTGAGTATCTTAATACCTTAATCAGTAATCTCGACGAAGGTGGCACCAGACCCGTCATCGCCCTCGGACATGGCGACCCTTCTCCGTTCCCGAGATTCAGTACTGATCCATCAGCTGTTAAAGCCATCTGCGACGCTGTTAGCTCCACCAAGTTTAACAACTATTCTTCTGCTTCCGGTATTCCTGTCGCTAGGAA AGCTGTTGCAGAGTACCTCTCTCGCGATCTCTCTTACCAGATATCTCCAAATGATGTTCATATCACTTCTGGTTGTTTGCAAGCAATTGAGATTTTGATCTCCGCACTCGCAAATCCTGGTGCCAACATTCTGCTGCCTAGGCCCACTTACCCCATGTATGATTCCAGAGCGTCTTTCAGTCAGCTAGAGGTTCGTTATTTCGACCTCCTACCAGAAAATGGTTGGGATGTTGATCTCGATGCTGTTGAAGCTCTTGCAGACGACAAAACCGTAGCTATAGTTGTTGTCAACCCTTGCAACCCTTGTGGAAACGTTTTTTCCCGCCAACATCTTCAAAAG ATTGCAGAGACAGCTTGCAAGCTTGGAATACTTTTGATCGCAGACGAAGTTTATGACCATTATGCATTTGGGGATAAACCATTTGTGTCCATGGCAGAGTTTGCAGAGATAGTGCCTGTAGTTTTGTTAGGCGCCATATCGAAAAGATGGTTTGTTCCAGGCTGGAGACTTGGCTGGATGGTGACTCTTGACCCTCATTGCATCATGAAAGATTCTGGG tttgtTCAGTCTCTTACCAACGTCATCAACATTTCAACGGACGCTGTAACGTTCATTCAG GGTGCCATTCCTGAGATCCTTGGGAATACGAAAGAAGAATTCTTCTCAGTGAAACTTGAAAAGATGAGAGAATGTGCAGAGATTTGTTATGAAGAGATTATGAAGATCCCTTGCATCACTTGCCCCAGCAAACCCGAGGGGTCCATGTTCACGATG GTGAAGCTAAACCTGTCGCTACTCGAAGATATCAGTGATGATTTGGATTTCTGCTGCAAGCTGGCTAAAGAGGAATCGTTGATCATCCTACCAG GTCAGGCTGTTGGGCTCAAGAACTGGCTACGTATCACTTTTGCGATTGAGCTGGATCTCCTCATAGACGGCTTTTCCAGGCTAAAGAACTTTTCCCAGAGACACTCCAAGAAAAAGCCATGA
- the LOC125605521 gene encoding tyrosine aminotransferase isoform X2 yields the protein MGEIGAKRWNFGANEVVERSSSLSIREYLNTLISNLDEGGTRPVIALGHGDPSPFPRFSTDPSAVKAICDAVSSTKFNNYSSASGIPVARKAVAEYLSRDLSYQISPNDVHITSGCLQAIEILISALANPGANILLPRPTYPMYDSRASFSQLEVRYFDLLPENGWDVDLDAVEALADDKTVAIVVVNPCNPCGNVFSRQHLQKIAETACKLGILLIADEVYDHYAFGDKPFVSMAEFAEIVPVVLLGAISKRWFVPGWRLGWMVTLDPHCIMKDSGFVQSLTNVINISTDAVTFIQGAIPEILGNTKEEFFSVKLEKMRECAEICYEEIMKIPCITCPSKPEGSMFTMVKLNLSLLEDISDDLDFCCKLAKEESLIILPGCWAQELATYHFCD from the exons ATGGGTGAAATCGGAGCCAAGCGATGGAACTTCGGAGCCAACGAGGTGGTCGAACGTTCAAGCTCCTTAAGCATTCGTGAGTATCTTAATACCTTAATCAGTAATCTCGACGAAGGTGGCACCAGACCCGTCATCGCCCTCGGACATGGCGACCCTTCTCCGTTCCCGAGATTCAGTACTGATCCATCAGCTGTTAAAGCCATCTGCGACGCTGTTAGCTCCACCAAGTTTAACAACTATTCTTCTGCTTCCGGTATTCCTGTCGCTAGGAA AGCTGTTGCAGAGTACCTCTCTCGCGATCTCTCTTACCAGATATCTCCAAATGATGTTCATATCACTTCTGGTTGTTTGCAAGCAATTGAGATTTTGATCTCCGCACTCGCAAATCCTGGTGCCAACATTCTGCTGCCTAGGCCCACTTACCCCATGTATGATTCCAGAGCGTCTTTCAGTCAGCTAGAGGTTCGTTATTTCGACCTCCTACCAGAAAATGGTTGGGATGTTGATCTCGATGCTGTTGAAGCTCTTGCAGACGACAAAACCGTAGCTATAGTTGTTGTCAACCCTTGCAACCCTTGTGGAAACGTTTTTTCCCGCCAACATCTTCAAAAG ATTGCAGAGACAGCTTGCAAGCTTGGAATACTTTTGATCGCAGACGAAGTTTATGACCATTATGCATTTGGGGATAAACCATTTGTGTCCATGGCAGAGTTTGCAGAGATAGTGCCTGTAGTTTTGTTAGGCGCCATATCGAAAAGATGGTTTGTTCCAGGCTGGAGACTTGGCTGGATGGTGACTCTTGACCCTCATTGCATCATGAAAGATTCTGGG tttgtTCAGTCTCTTACCAACGTCATCAACATTTCAACGGACGCTGTAACGTTCATTCAG GGTGCCATTCCTGAGATCCTTGGGAATACGAAAGAAGAATTCTTCTCAGTGAAACTTGAAAAGATGAGAGAATGTGCAGAGATTTGTTATGAAGAGATTATGAAGATCCCTTGCATCACTTGCCCCAGCAAACCCGAGGGGTCCATGTTCACGATG GTGAAGCTAAACCTGTCGCTACTCGAAGATATCAGTGATGATTTGGATTTCTGCTGCAAGCTGGCTAAAGAGGAATCGTTGATCATCCTACCAG GCTGTTGGGCTCAAGAACTGGCTACGTATCACTTTTGCGATTGA